Sequence from the Methanoculleus thermophilus genome:
TTTTGAAAAGAGAGATGACTCTATCCTTATTTTAGAACATGGAACATCTCAAATGAGGTTCCATGATGCTATTTATGGTTGCAGTTACCCAGAGGTTAACATCAGATATGATTGGGGTGGGGGTAATAGTCTCTTACCTGTCGATCATTTTGGATATAATGCTTCTTACTCCCTTGGTTCTAACTACGACGGAAAGCGGTACTTCTTGTTAACAACGCAAGGTAAAGATTTTTATGAACATATGTACCCCGAATTCCCAGACAAGTGGAGATTTATAGAGCGGGATTTTGAAAGGTTGGAGTCAGATGCCTCAGTTATTCGAGTGTGCTCTAATGGGAATTTAGCCCTGTACCTTATTAATTATAGTTAAGGGCTAAATTTTTCTCGGCTTTCGGATATTCGTATAATCCTCTTGCGCTCTATACAAAATATCCATGCTAATCTGCCTTGTAGTACTTGCTAGTTCATATGCACTAGATGGTACGTACGCCCAAAATAGAGCCCAGTACTTTTTTCTAATCAGCTCCCTCGTAACGCACTTTTTTAAAACAGTTCGAGCGAGGTCTGCTCTCTTTGCGCGTATATTGAACCACGCTGTCTCAATCTGTTTCTTCGCAACGTACTCTCGAAGGTCTGCTTGCATTGCATCTGGTATTTCACCAGCTTCTAACGCCTCCTTGGCGGTGCGAACGAAGATATTCTCTTCAACGGGTTCTGTTCTATTGCATGCCCTATTAGAGGCCTCAGTATGATATATCCCCATCCCATCCCAACTGAAGGCAATGGGATATTTCAAAGCAATTCGCCCCCAGAGGTCTGTGTCTTCCCCCCACCATGCATCAGTGTTGAAACCCCTCATCTCGGTTAAGACCCGCTTAGGTATGCCCACTACCGATGTCCACACCGGAGGAGATCCAAAGGCGGCAGACTTAAAATAACTCGGGAGTAGTCCCTCCCAGGGTTTCCCGGGAATTGCATGGAAACTCGCCATTTTTACCTGGAAGTTGGGATATTTTACAAGGTACGCAGTTGTATATGCCCCTGCCTCGGGGTATGCCTCGCGTAACCGTAACAACGTCTCCAGATGGTCCGGCATCCATTCATCATCTGCATCCAAGAACGCGACGAAATCTGATCTTGAGTGGGAGATACCTTCGTTGCGAGCAGAGGAGACGCCCGATCCTACCTGTTCGAAGAAGAATATCCGCGGGTCCTCAAACGATTTAACAATCTTTGGGCCTTCGTCTGTAGACTGTCCGTCAACGACAATGATCTCAAAATTTTGCTCAGTCTGATTTAAGACGGATTGAATTGTCCGGGAGATATGAGGACCTTTGTTGTAGAGAGGGATAACAATCGAAACCGAAATCATGAGAATACTACTCCACGAGTGTTTTCAGATATTTTCCCGCACGCAATGCAGTTTCCTGGATCAAGGGGATCTTTTCATCCAGTTCACCTCTGATCTTTCCCGATTCATCGAGCATGGATTGAATCCTCTCGGTCACGGTGCTGGGGGTAAGGCACTCGGGACTGAGGAGGTATGATTCGTGATCGAATATATCCCGGTTAATGCCGCGTGCTTTGATACTGTAGGCGAAACTCAGGGTCGGGACGCCAGACGAGAGAGCAGCAATCGTAGAGTGCGTCCGGGCCCCGGCAAAGAGGGCCATCTGGCTGATGATCCATTTTATCTCTGCAGCACTGTACTTGGGAGGTATAAGCGTGATATTTCTGTTTTGCCCCTTAATCTGGGAGACTGCTTTCCGCATAAATGCATAATCGTCAGAATGTGGGGTTGTCACATGAGGGATCAGATAGACCGGCATCTCTGTTGTCTCTGCTATCCCCGAGATGATTTGTGCGGCTATCTCGGTCCACGCTTCGAGATTCCTCCCGCTCACATACTTTGCCATCAGTGGACTCAAATTAAGGCCGATCGCCTCCTCATCGAGGGGGAGCAAGTCCTCGATCCCCTCCGGCTTGGCCGGATCCATGAGAAACGCAGGGTCTGCAACAGGGTAGACGTTCTCGGTCACGCCGATCCCTTTGAGATAATCAATCGTAGCCGATTCTCGGGCAAAGATCCCGGTGACCTTCTGGAGGTGGTCGCTCATATACTGTTCATAGTCGGGCATTGCGCTGAACGGGCCGACCGAGGCGCCCCAGAGGATGATGGGCTTTCCCTTCTGGATGGCGATGTCATCCAG
This genomic interval carries:
- a CDS encoding glycosyltransferase family 2 protein, which encodes MISVSIVIPLYNKGPHISRTIQSVLNQTEQNFEIIVVDGQSTDEGPKIVKSFEDPRIFFFEQVGSGVSSARNEGISHSRSDFVAFLDADDEWMPDHLETLLRLREAYPEAGAYTTAYLVKYPNFQVKMASFHAIPGKPWEGLLPSYFKSAAFGSPPVWTSVVGIPKRVLTEMRGFNTDAWWGEDTDLWGRIALKYPIAFSWDGMGIYHTEASNRACNRTEPVEENIFVRTAKEALEAGEIPDAMQADLREYVAKKQIETAWFNIRAKRADLARTVLKKCVTRELIRKKYWALFWAYVPSSAYELASTTRQISMDILYRAQEDYTNIRKPRKI
- a CDS encoding polysaccharide pyruvyl transferase family protein codes for the protein MDEERPLFILAGNNPYENRGCEAIARGTTKILREYFKDPRFICLSHFQNEKQYQQQCMQETDDAITHLHSYRLSRRKIAQNLWKPFYLGYAYDRLCCPEALKYRVYKQMLPYLDEAAAVLSVGGDNYSLDYGIPKLFTDLDDIAIQKGKPIILWGASVGPFSAMPDYEQYMSDHLQKVTGIFARESATIDYLKGIGVTENVYPVADPAFLMDPAKPEGIEDLLPLDEEAIGLNLSPLMAKYVSGRNLEAWTEIAAQIISGIAETTEMPVYLIPHVTTPHSDDYAFMRKAVSQIKGQNRNITLIPPKYSAAEIKWIISQMALFAGARTHSTIAALSSGVPTLSFAYSIKARGINRDIFDHESYLLSPECLTPSTVTERIQSMLDESGKIRGELDEKIPLIQETALRAGKYLKTLVE